Below is a genomic region from Polyodon spathula isolate WHYD16114869_AA chromosome 26, ASM1765450v1, whole genome shotgun sequence.
ccacacatcCACAATATTAAATATTGGGTTACGTGTCATATTGCCCAGCTAGATCTTGCAAACAGAAAGGCGTCACTGTATCTTTCCTCCCAATGGGAGAATATAAATAAAGTGTTCCCATACCATTATTCCTGTCCCTGAGGTGATCAATGTCCCGAACAGTATTAATAGAGAGATTATTTATCACACTGCCAGGGGTGACGTAAGGGTCAGTTTCAGGGTCAATGTTTGGATATCCTTTCCATGGCTCACCAGGGCGAAAttctaaagacaaaacaaaaaaggattacAGCTCTGGCTTTCAACATCCTAGCAGTACTTGGGCATTAACCAACAGCATTTAACCGCAAGATTGTGCAACAGGATCTAGAGATTACTACTCAAGGGACCAAGTTTTAAAAGGCAGTTTTCCACGTCTTACCTGGTGGCCAATTGACATTGCTAGAGCCGTTAGGCGATTTGGCACGACTGGGCCATCCATCCCCAACAGATCCAGGAGGGCTGGCAGGAGAGTTGTTCATGAAGTCATACGGACCAAAGTGAGACTCTTCAAGCCGAAGCCCGGTTGAAATAGCACCTGCAATAGAAccatataaaattattattattatttttttttttttttcaagtttccaGAACTATACAACACGTATTactttaaaacacagtcaatgaCTAGTAACCTGTCTCCAGACTCTCCATTTATCAAATACAGTAGATTAGCATTTATTTGCATCTCCTTAAGAATGCTGATTTTCTGACAAGTAACCTGATGTGTTACTTTAAATACTTCAATCAAACTGAATTTACAAAAATAGTAACACGTAGACAAACACATTCTCTTGATCTTTAGTAAAAGCAGTGCCTACCAATTCAACAAGCTGCACATTACCAATGCACTTACCAGGTTTGCTGGAGTTTTGATCTAATGATGCATTCACAGAAATGTTATCCAAAGTCCATTTCTTCAGTCGAGACTGGGGCTCTTTATAATTAATACTGCCAATATCAAGGTTGTTTACATTCAAATTTGAATTCAAgcctggaaaacaaacaaaacaaaagaaaaaaacatacaaatgtaaaTACGCAAGCgtgaaactaaactaaataatCGAGTAGAAAGCTTTTTGACCAGAACATTCCGTCCGTCCCGTCCCCGAGACATGCCTGCTCTTCGCATATTGCCCTTCATGaagtaaatttaaaaatgcaaaaaggcCAAGAGCCAGGATCTTAGTACACAGCTGGACATCTGTGGGAAAGACCATTCCTTTGCTCCCTTCTGATATGTCTTTTCCTCTCCAGCATGCACAATACAAATTCTGATCCAGCCCTATACCCTCTACCGATGTTTTTCTTGCAATTCATATAGTGTAGTGTGTACTCTATTTGAAACATGTTCATTACAGGAAGTATCACGTAATCCTTTAGGTTTTACATCAGTAGTGcacaaatcctgtcttccgagtCCACCAGGGGGCCCTCAAGGATTGCACAACCTTGTTATTTAACCAAATACTGATCTAAATGAATATCTGGTTGAAAGCAATACATTTGACCCTGCAAATTTGAGTAAAATCATATTTATTCACCTCTTGCTGATACAGTATTTTCTTGGCTTGCATACTTCCTCCCTGCCAGTTGATGGATGGGCGAGACTGGCCCTGGATGGCCATTAGTTAGTGGTGGACTAAGATGGCTATGATTGTGATGTGTGCCAGGAGCGTAACAGCCTGGCGCAAGATCAGGGCCAGACATCATGGGGTGCTTCACAGCTTGGTGCAAAATAGCATCAGACTGCCCTAAGTTAGGCTGGGGAAACCCACCTATAGGGAAGCTATTGAATGAATTGAGTGCTGGCGGCTCTTTTTGCAGCTCATGGTGGGGCATGAAGTTTTCCAGGAAGGACTTCATGGCAGGCTGATGGAGTTGTTGCTGCTGGGGGTGAGCCTGCTGTTTCATCAGGTTGGGGTCCAGCTGGCGTGGAGGCTGCATCATCTGCTGGGGAATGCCAAGTGGCCGACCCTGCAAGGGAGGTGTGCATGTTAAAAGACAGTCGGCACATTGACTAGCAACATCTGAATTAAATAATGGTTAATGCTATGCACAGACAGGAGATTCACTGTTCCTATAATTGTTGCAATCACAAGCACCATACTAAAATGTGCTAACAGAGAGAGATGAACAGTTTGTAATTTAATGTTTATTCATTTACGTTGTTGTAgattaagatatttaaaaaaatttaaaaagtgcaagAGACACAACAAAAGGATAACTCCTAAACCCGAcacttgttttattgaaaatgaaacacagtatCAACACTGGTGATAAACTTACTTGCTGGTCTTGCTGCAAACGCCCACCAGATGGCATGCTTCTCTGATTCTGAACTTTCTGTTGTTGCATCAGGAGTCGCTGAAATATCAGAGATGCAAGATGTGGGGGCTGACCACTTATTTAGTTTTCACATCATATATAGAGACTGAGGCATTGCCACAATACAGCCCACAAGCTTGGATCACATCACAAACCAGCAGTGTGATTTTAATAATGAATCTGACCCAGATGTtgccacacacaccaccacctttttatttatttatttaagaatttgTCTTACCTGCAGCTGAGAGATCTGTGAGAGTTGCGACAGCTGGGAAAGCTGGTTCAGCATGGCTACCTGCTGAGGGCCAAAGAGTGGACTCAGGCCCCCGTTGTTTGGTGGATACTTCAATAATGATGCTGGAACCTGAGGAGAACAAAAAATAACTGAAGATGTTTAGATGTATTTGCTTAAAATTTAAAGAGAGAGAATACATCCTTATTAACTTGTAACCTCTTTGTTCTTGCTGGCCTTAGCTGCAGATTAAGGATAAACATTGTGGTACACCATTCAAATGCACAACAATGCAAATCTGAACAGTGCATTGGAAAGGAGGAGAAACGCTGTATGCAATTGTGTAAATAGGAAGCATCATGCacttatatttaaaacaacatgatAGGTTTTCTGTAAACCAGCCCTTTAACATGGAGCAGCACAAAGTAGCACAATGGACCCTGGTCTCTACCTGAGGGGAGAGCAATGGAGGAGGCACTTGAGCACGGAGATTAGGCTGAGATGAGTTAAGAGGTTGCTGCATGCCCCTGGCTTGTGCTGCTGCATTACTGCCACTGAACATATTGGGATTGCCATTCTACAGTTGgtgaaaaagaaagataaaaaacacTTGCTACCATACACTTAGAATCACCAAATAAGAATACCATGGAGTGAAGGGCAAGCAATTAACTATAGAGAAGTGAATACAGCAATACTACCCATAACACTTCCTTGCATGGCCGCCTTCCTTACCTCATCCAAGTAAGAAGAGTTTGAGTCCCATGAAATGTAGCTACCTGGACAATCCCTATACCAGCCCTAAAACTAATTCAAGTCAAACTGAAATGatccaaaaaaaatacaatgcaagtaAAAGCTTTATTCCTAGTGGGTTGTACCACTTCAGTTTTTCTTTCCaactttaaattattataataaaagcAGTATTATTGAGTACACTACAAGGCTGTACTCTGTAGGATTAgactatagttaaaaaaaaaaaaaaaaaacatgtactgaaATATCCCTTGAGGAATAGTTTAGCACTCTAGTAATGGATTTGTGCTGTTATAATTGGAAACCCTATTGTTAACACAGCAAGACTCACCTGTCTAACAGAATTCAAGTTTTGGATGCCCAGCCCTGCCACAGAGCCAAGGGTTTGATTAGGTAGTGCATTGTTTGAAGGGGGAAGCTTCATATTGTGATTagatacaaaatgtacattttggggATCTTCTGCTACAATGTCATCATGCCCAGACATGGCCAAAGACAGCTGCACACATCACCAGCCAGAGCACCAGTGGTAACGGTTACAGAGCAGCGTCAGGAACAGGTTTGGAAGTGGAGAGATGAAAGCCCAGCATCACCAAGGTGGAAAAGAAAGGACGGAAGAAACAGAACACACAAGTTAGAATAATGcaggaaaacaaaaactaaacactacTGCTACAGGCTAGAGAAAAGCTGGAAATGAAATAAGAGCGCCCTATTTAGATAAATTGCCAATGTCCCGGTAACTTCCCGTTAGGGGACTGCAAAAATTCAGATCACACTTCCTTTAAGATACATATTCTAAACTGCCAATTACAGTATGTAATGACCCAAGCACTTATTTCAGCTCAAATATTCAAAATCAAGTCTATTCCTGTGCATTATTTACTTGTGacaacatgaaaataacaaatcCGGCTTAAAGCAAATAAACACGAACCTTATCATAGTAAGGGCTGCGTTCCACGGAAGACTCTTTGGAGATCTGTGTGCGGGAGCCAGAGCCCTTTCCTATAATATATTCTCCGGCATTTAGGCCATGCTTATCCATGTCCATTCTCTTGTCTTGCAGCATTCCTGCAGGAGAGGTAGGGATTTATGTTAGATAAAAGCAACTGTGAAAATTCATTAATTTTATCAagaacaggtaaacaaaaacataccTCCCGACACCTCCATCTTATTGCTCTTTAGGGCTTCTTCAGAAGAATCCCTCTAAGaagaaatgattattatttaatttgttcatGTGTAGAGCATAATGACCACACAGGATTTATGAAATGGTCTTATACTTACAGAGAAACCAACATTAGAAAACTGCTTTACAAATTGATTCATCCATGTATCATCCTGTTTGTTTCCTCCTTTTATtataccctttaaaaaaaaaacaaaaaaaacacacacaacacgttACATTAACTGAAGTAATGGCTGCAAGACTTTATTCgtgcaatacaaaatgaaagctaTCAGAGTGCCACGACCAACATCCACTTTGTatgcataaaaaatgtaatctgtgcaCGTCAGGCTGCATACATTCAGACACCTGACTATTACTCTCAATAACTTCTTGTAAATAATGTCTAATCAGATTGGATGGGCTAGATCTAGAATTGGGACATGCGTACATAAGGGCACTTCTGTATATGTATCCCTTGTTTCTGGAGATAACATCTAAActttaaaataagaatgcttATACTATAAAATGTTGACCAGACATGCAAACTGGGAACCTGTGAAAAAGTCTACCTTAGGAGGCATTTTCTTCATGTAAGGTGGCCAGTTTGAAGGCTGGTTCACCTCTTGTGAAGGGTTGCTGTTCCACATTCCAATCTCcacgtcctcctcctcctcccagctGGGGTGACGAGTCCCTGGCATTGACATTTCATCACCACACCAGCCATCTTGCATAGGTTTGGGTCCtagtaaataaaaacaccaaaataacagtaataaacagAAAGGGTTAATACTGCATAGAAATATTTCACAGGTCAAGTGTTAAACCAAATTCTTGTGCTGCTACCAGTCCTATACCAGAACACCAGGTTTCAGACACAGTACTTTGGGCACAGAATCCCCCACTCTTCCCCTCCCCTCACAATCCAATGCAACTAACCTGTGGAGTTTAagtaacaagttattacatttttgtttttggaaatgcACACATTTCGCACCACCACAAACACTAACACCACATTttagacagagaaaaaaaaaagaatgttaaaaaaaataaataaaaatgaatgaatggacTCTGGCTGCCTTACCGGGATTATTTTGAGGCTGTTGCCCGACTGGAGTGTTACTCCAGCCAGCGTTCTCATTACCAGGCTCTCCCCAGCTGTTACCAGTGCCCATGGGTTTGCCCCATGCAGACGTTCCATTGTCTACAGTGGTAGGTGGAACAGACGGCTCTCCCCAAGATGATTCAGACTTCGGCTGAACACCATAAGGCTCTCCCCATCCTTtggtaatttataaaataaaataaataaaatggtctgAATGTAGTTCTAACAGTTTCAAACTGCCTAACATTGTCAGCTAAGCTACTTCAGGCCCTGAATTTCTTGCGAGTGCGTGTGTACCAAAAAAGCCTTAAAACAAACAATCTGCTGAGGTTTGGTATTACAGCAGATCTTCAGTTTtgggaaattaaataaaagaaagaaaaaattatatatatatatatatatatatatatatatatatatatatatatatatatatatatatatataatatctcacaCACTGGGtttaagcatttaaaacaaagatGTTTCCAATCCTATTGAGAAAGGACTGACAAAAATCAAAGTTTAGGCCCATTGTTTTAACCAGTTCTTTTTCtggaaacattttatttaggTAGACAAAAGCCTATTGTGTCCATCTACGAAGACACACAAACATATTAATCtttccagaacaaaaaaaaaaaatgcgctcctcccacccccctccccctaaTACTTCTAGTGACTTCGTCTCAACAGACTAAACTACTGTATATGACCTGTTCCAATCAAGTTTGACACTACCTTCTAAATCACTACTAAACAACAGCACCAGAGCTTTATAAAACTAGGCTGATTACATCAGTAATCTCTATACAGGGTTTGTTTACACAAATGCAAGACCTATATTTAAACGTAATTTTCCAccagatatttatttcatttcaccTTCCACCTCATGCTTCAAATTCTCTCTTTAAAAATATCCCTCCACATAAATTGTTTTCTGCTGCTCCTGTTGCAGCAGTCATTTGGTAACAGCCtactttttcacatttaaatgctAACTGTGCAGACTGGCCTTCAATATAAATGTGACAAAGGCGCTCTCAAAAGAGAGAATATTATTCCATGTACTTTAACCACCAAACAAACACTTACAACCTACACAATAAAAAAACCTAGTATGATACAAAGTATGGTGGTTTAAAGTAAAGTAAACACACAGATCCCCCAGAAGTACTGTGGGTAGCTCTTTACTAACTAAATAAAGCAGTACTAAGAATGCATCAAGAACTCATTGACAAATACCCTATAAAAAAGATAACAAATCAACTTACCAGGGCCACCACTGTTTTCTTTGTTCGTCATGGCACTTGGCGGTGGTTGCGACGGGTACTGTTGTTGTTGTACTTGTGCTTCCTGTTCAGATCCACTGCTACTGTTCGTAACGTTTTTATTccacatgtttacatttttgtatttgtatttgtttggatcTCCCCAAGCAGAGGTTCCGTCGTCAATTTCCATTTTGCGCCGAATAGTCTCTGGCGACGGTTCCTCCCAGCCTGTCGGCTCTTCCTCCTTTGGTGCGACTGGCACTGGCCCATTTATCCAGCCCGCAGGTTTATTGGTGGCAGATGAAGATGAAGACGGAGCTCCTCCCCAAGACAATGATCCACCACTGACATCCTGTGGTTTGTTCCAATCAGGAGAATTACTTGGCTTTGAAGGTTCACCCCAACCTTGAGACTGGTTATTAGTCTTTGACTGCTCTCCCCAACCTTGGGGCTGGTTATTAGTCTTTGACTGTCCTCCCCAACCTTGAGACTGGCTATTAGTCTTTGACTGCTCTCCCCAACCTGGAGACTGGCTATTAGTCTTTGACTGCTCTCCCCAACCTGGAGACTGGTTCGTCTTTGACTGCTCTCCCCAACCTTGGGGTGGGTTATTTGTCTTTGACGGTTCTCCCCAACCTTGAGAGTGGTTATTAGCCTTTGATGGTTCTCCCCAACCTTGGGGCTGGTTATTAGACTTTGACTGCTCAACCCAGCCTGAAGCACTGCTTGGGTTTGGATTGTTACTGCTACCTCCTCCTCCCCCGCCCCATGTATTAGTACCAGAACCAGATCTACCTGGTTCACTCCAGCCAGAAACTGATCTATCACTGTCGCTATCCCAGCCACCAGAACCAGATTTCTGAGGCTCACCCCACTGGTTAGCTTTTGGAGCTTCCCCCCACTCCTCACCCCGAGATGAAGTTCCCCAGCCTTGCTTTGATTTCTGTCCTTCCACCCATCCCTGTTTGACCTTATGTGCATCATTCCATGCAGAAGACTGATCTTCTTTGCTATTTCCCCAAGATTGATTGCTCTTGACCACTCCGGTAGAAGCAGAATTCTCATCCCACCCCCCTTGGCTGTTGGAGCCTTTGGTGTCTCCCCACCCTGTGGCAGGCTTCTGATTGGCCCACCCAGATACTGATGAGGTATCATTGCCGTTTGGGCTAGGtccatccccccacccccctgagttgcaagtctgggaaactgagcCTCCCCAGGCCTCTGttccaatgtcagtctttttCTCAATTTGCATTGAAGCTTCTATATCCCAGGCAATGTGTTGTCTGATCGCAGTCTGACCCCATCCAGTGTTGGAAAGGACACAGGGGTCCAAGTCCGGTCTGTTTGAAGTATTCTGGATTATCCCTTGTGGGTCAGCTTTTCTCCTGTCACGACCCCTGTGTCCATCcccttttattttctcattttgacTTCCAGTGCTTTCTGTGCTACCCTCACTTTCCACATTAGTAGCTGTAGATTTGCCCCATACACTGTTCTGATCATTCACTTGGGAAATCACAGAATTCTGACTACAAAGAGCATCGTCCTCAAGGGACTTCCATCCGTTTGTTCCCTTCCGACTGCCGTTCCCATTCATGCCATCACTGGAATGCTGACTAGTCGGCAGGTTGTTCCATTCCCCATTGGATAAGTTAGTGCCAGTGTTTGAAGAAGCACTTCCCCAGGCTCTCTGAATCCCTCCTGAGCCCACACTGTTCCCCGTTCCCCATGCCACATTGTGGGAGTTGACAGCACCCGATTCCCACGCTCCCCCTCGACCGCCAACCCCATTACTATTCTTAAAAGCAGCGCCTGCTGCTGATCCATTCATTGCAGACTGCACTAGAGTTGCATTCACAGTGTCACCAATTGACTGGCCTTTAGGGACTGGACATTTGTCTCCAGAGTAGTTCATGCCTGGCGCACCCCATGTCGTACCATAAGACCCGCCTTTAATTCCCTCATCATTGCTATACTGAGAAATGGAAGTGCCATTAGAAACTGATGAGGCCTGAAGTTGAGAAGGGTTTACTGTGCTCATACGCCAGGCCCGGGGCCCTGTAATGTTAGGCAGTTCATTCATCTGCATTGAACCAGTAGAGTTTGGTAAACTAGAGGTCATCATGTTAGTAGTGTTATTTGGTCCATTCGTTTCAGTGTTAAGGTTTTGAGGTTGCCCGCTTAAAGAAACCTTCTTTGTACCATTGACTTCAGATTCAGCATTCTCCTGAAGGCTTCCCCAGGATCCATGGATGGTACCACCCATGTTAGAGTTAATACTCTGATTGTTGGGCATTTGACCTATGGTGCTACGTTGAATATTGGTGCCATTATTCCCACTTCCCACAGGTCCTTGTGGATTATGCCCATTGTTTTCCAAAACAGGCCAGGCACCATGGTTGGCATTTGGGTTCAAAGTGCTTGGATTTACAcctcctttgtttgaggaacctAAGTTACcccatgcatttattttaccatGACTTTCAGTTAACTTGCCGTTGGGACCTTCCACAGAACCTTGACATGTGCTTAACATCGAGCCATGAGATAAACCCCATGGCCCATTAATACTTCCACTGCCGACATTATTGCTGCCATTTTCAACCATAAAATGATTCTGAGAACTGCGTCCGTTGCCATTTCTATTGCCATCATGGTCACCAACAGCGTTCCCAGACGCCATTATACTAAGGTTTTTCTCAGACCCAGAGTTTGAGGCAGAGTCAGTGTCCATACATTCTGAAGCCAACTCTGGGTCACAGTCAGTAATTGAAGGCCAGGCTTCCTTATCACACCCGTCtacaacaactttgtcccagttGGTGATAGAATCGCTGCCAGAAGAGCCAGGTCCCCAGTGGGAATTTTCATAATGTGATCCACCGTGATTCAAATCTGCACAGAGCAAGaaacaggaggaaaaaaaaatagtgtctgAATTATGTTAATGTTCCGTTTAAAAGTTAATCTGATCATGCAAAACTATTCCTACACTTAGATGCAATATTTTCAGGGTTTTCAATACACTAaggtatgtggcacttacaaggtagtaGGGGGCACTGATCTCAACTGTAGAgctgattgggggggggggggggggggggggtgtaaccCCACTTTTGAAAAAAGCCAGCTTGTAGTGtgtgacaaagtactccattagtgcaatgaaggagctttatttcagcactgctcacatcaaggcaagatcaacaagaaaAAAATTACTTAGAGCATCAAGGaccctgcaatacaagactgtgtggaattggtgacctttaaaatgtgtagttgtaatatgggaaacgGCATGCTTCAGCTCCTATGCTCAACATTAgtcaagtcctgatctgacagcatgtactgtaacacaaacagctcttatgattaagtgttaccatttatttttcagtaaaaacaagtttaaaaattgCAACATGTTCATTCTGCTATTTTCGATATTAAATACAACACAGCATGCACATTGTGGTAATGAAATATCAAAAATATGAATCAGAAGAGAATTTTGTGAATGGCAGTTTACTTAGGCAGGGTGA
It encodes:
- the LOC121300773 gene encoding trinucleotide repeat-containing gene 6A protein-like isoform X4 → MKCLLLGNIELEAKATKEAEEKNNRDIGQEKEEQLMEERKKRKDDKKKKEAALKKATEQKNKVPESIKSSSSQPQPANPNNGTSAVTSNISNAKRAAAASSQQQASPRYPPREVPPRFRHHEQKQLLKRGQQLPVLAANLGTRAQTLNSRSTVTTPPASDGPLQNGNKDSHTGMPPIRDLVSHSPNQSDLNHGGSHYENSHWGPGSSGSDSITNWDKVVVDGCDKEAWPSITDCDPELASECMDTDSASNSGSEKNLSIMASGNAVGDHDGNRNGNGRSSQNHFMVENGSNNVGSGSINGPWGLSHGSMLSTCQGSVEGPNGKLTESHGKINAWGNLGSSNKGGVNPSTLNPNANHGAWPVLENNGHNPQGPVGSGNNGTNIQRSTIGQMPNNQSINSNMGGTIHGSWGSLQENAESEVNGTKKVSLSGQPQNLNTETNGPNNTTNMMTSSLPNSTGSMQMNELPNITGPRAWRMSTVNPSQLQASSVSNGTSISQYSNDEGIKGGSYGTTWGAPGMNYSGDKCPVPKGQSIGDTVNATLVQSAMNGSAAGAAFKNSNGVGGRGGAWESGAVNSHNVAWGTGNSVGSGGIQRAWGSASSNTGTNLSNGEWNNLPTSQHSSDGMNGNGSRKGTNGWKSLEDDALCSQNSVISQVNDQNSVWGKSTATNVESEGSTESTGSQNEKIKGDGHRGRDRRKADPQGIIQNTSNRPDLDPCVLSNTGWGQTAIRQHIAWDIEASMQIEKKTDIGTEAWGGSVSQTCNSGGWGDGPSPNGNDTSSVSGWANQKPATGWGDTKGSNSQGGWDENSASTGVVKSNQSWGNSKEDQSSAWNDAHKVKQGWVEGQKSKQGWGTSSRGEEWGEAPKANQWGEPQKSGSGGWDSDSDRSVSGWSEPGRSGSGTNTWGGGGGGSSNNPNPSSASGWVEQSKSNNQPQGWGEPSKANNHSQGWGEPSKTNNPPQGWGEQSKTNQSPGWGEQSKTNSQSPGWGEQSKTNSQSQGWGGQSKTNNQPQGWGEQSKTNNQSQGWGEPSKPSNSPDWNKPQDVSGGSLSWGGAPSSSSSATNKPAGWINGPVPVAPKEEEPTGWEEPSPETIRRKMEIDDGTSAWGDPNKYKYKNVNMWNKNVTNSSSGSEQEAQVQQQQYPSQPPPSAMTNKENSGGPGWGEPYGVQPKSESSWGEPSVPPTTVDNGTSAWGKPMGTGNSWGEPGNENAGWSNTPVGQQPQNNPGPKPMQDGWCGDEMSMPGTRHPSWEEEEDVEIGMWNSNPSQEVNQPSNWPPYMKKMPPKGIIKGGNKQDDTWMNQFVKQFSNVGFSRDSSEEALKSNKMEVSGGMLQDKRMDMDKHGLNAGEYIIGKGSGSRTQISKESSVERSPYYDKLSLAMSGHDDIVAEDPQNVHFVSNHNMKLPPSNNALPNQTLGSVAGLGIQNLNSVRQNGNPNMFSGSNAAAQARGMQQPLNSSQPNLRAQVPPPLLSPQVPASLLKYPPNNGGLSPLFGPQQVAMLNQLSQLSQLSQISQLQRLLMQQQKVQNQRSMPSGGRLQQDQQGRPLGIPQQMMQPPRQLDPNLMKQQAHPQQQQLHQPAMKSFLENFMPHHELQKEPPALNSFNSFPIGGFPQPNLGQSDAILHQAVKHPMMSGPDLAPGCYAPGTHHNHSHLSPPLTNGHPGPVSPIHQLAGRKYASQENTVSARGLNSNLNVNNLDIGSINYKEPQSRLKKWTLDNISVNASLDQNSSKPGAISTGLRLEESHFGPYDFMNNSPASPPGSVGDGWPSRAKSPNGSSNVNWPPEFRPGEPWKGYPNIDPETDPYVTPGSVINNLSINTVRDIDHLRDRNNGSTSSLNTTLPSTSAWSSIRASNYSGSLSSTAQSTSARNSDSKSTWPPGPITNTSLAHELWKVPLPSKNITAPSRPPPGLTGQKPPSSWENNSLRLGGGWGNSDSRYTPGSSWSDNSSGRTTNWLVLKNLTPQIDGSTLRTLCMQHGPLITFHLNLPHGNALVRYSSKEEAAKAQKSLHMCVLGNTTILAEFASEEEISRFFAQGQSMSPSPGWQALGSSHNRMGSIDGSHSFSNRNDLNHWNGAGLSGTGSGDFHGTSLWGAPKYSTSLWGAPGSNDTRGINSPSPINAFLPVDHLAGGGESM
- the LOC121300773 gene encoding trinucleotide repeat-containing gene 6A protein-like isoform X14, which codes for MERTLNYVRENVNESTDAARKQVGEGIFSYKYHRDIHFPAVQEEIKQELEAKATKEAEEKNNRDIGQEKEEQLMEERKKRKDDKKKKEAALKKATEQKNKVPESIKSSSSQPQPANPNNGTSAVTSNISNAKRAAAASSQQQASPRYPPREVPPRFRHHEQKQLLKRGQQLPVLAANLGTRAQTLNSRSTVTTPPASDGPLQNGNKDSHTDLNHGGSHYENSHWGPGSSGSDSITNWDKVVVDGCDKEAWPSITDCDPELASECMDTDSASNSGSEKNLSIMASGNAVGDHDGNRNGNGRSSQNHFMVENGSNNVGSGSINGPWGLSHGSMLSTCQGSVEGPNGKLTESHGKINAWGNLGSSNKGGVNPSTLNPNANHGAWPVLENNGHNPQGPVGSGNNGTNIQRSTIGQMPNNQSINSNMGGTIHGSWGSLQENAESEVNGTKKVSLSGQPQNLNTETNGPNNTTNMMTSSLPNSTGSMQMNELPNITGPRAWRMSTVNPSQLQASSVSNGTSISQYSNDEGIKGGSYGTTWGAPGMNYSGDKCPVPKGQSIGDTVNATLVQSAMNGSAAGAAFKNSNGVGGRGGAWESGAVNSHNVAWGTGNSVGSGGIQRAWGSASSNTGTNLSNGEWNNLPTSQHSSDGMNGNGSRKGTNGWKSLEDDALCSQNSVISQVNDQNSVWGKSTATNVESEGSTESTGSQNEKIKGDGHRGRDRRKADPQGIIQNTSNRPDLDPCVLSNTGWGQTAIRQHIAWDIEASMQIEKKTDIGTEAWGGSVSQTCNSGGWGDGPSPNGNDTSSVSGWANQKPATGWGDTKGSNSQGGWDENSASTGVVKSNQSWGNSKEDQSSAWNDAHKVKQGWVEGQKSKQGWGTSSRGEEWGEAPKANQWGEPQKSGSGGWDSDSDRSVSGWSEPGRSGSGTNTWGGGGGGSSNNPNPSSASGWVEQSKSNNQPQGWGEPSKANNHSQGWGEPSKTNNPPQGWGEQSKTNQSPGWGEQSKTNSQSPGWGEQSKTNSQSQGWGGQSKTNNQPQGWGEQSKTNNQSQGWGEPSKPSNSPDWNKPQDVSGGSLSWGGAPSSSSSATNKPAGWINGPVPVAPKEEEPTGWEEPSPETIRRKMEIDDGTSAWGDPNKYKYKNVNMWNKNVTNSSSGSEQEAQVQQQQYPSQPPPSAMTNKENSGGPGWGEPYGVQPKSESSWGEPSVPPTTVDNGTSAWGKPMGTGNSWGEPGNENAGWSNTPVGQQPQNNPGPKPMQDGWCGDEMSMPGTRHPSWEEEEDVEIGMWNSNPSQEVNQPSNWPPYMKKMPPKGIIKGGNKQDDTWMNQFVKQFSNVGFSRDSSEEALKSNKMEVSGGMLQDKRMDMDKHGLNAGEYIIGKGSGSRTQISKESSVERSPYYDKNGNPNMFSGSNAAAQARGMQQPLNSSQPNLRAQVPPPLLSPQVPASLLKYPPNNGGLSPLFGPQQVAMLNQLSQLSQLSQISQLQRLLMQQQKVQNQRSMPSGGRLQQDQQGRPLGIPQQMMQPPRQLDPNLMKQQAHPQQQQLHQPAMKSFLENFMPHHELQKEPPALNSFNSFPIGLNSNLNVNNLDIGSINYKEPQSRLKKWTLDNISVNASLDQNSSKPGAISTGLRLEESHFGPYDFMNNSPASPPGSVGDGWPSRAKSPNGSSNVNWPPEFRPGEPWKGYPNIDPETDPYVTPGSVINNLSINTVRDIDHLRDRNNGSTSSLNTTLPSTSAWSSIRASNYSGSLSSTAQSTSARNSDSKSTWPPGPITNTSLAHELWKVPLPSKNITAPSRPPPGLTGQKPPSSWENNSLRLGGGWGNSDSRYTPGSSWSDNSSGRTTNWLVLKNLTPQIDGSTLRTLCMQHGPLITFHLNLPHGNALVRYSSKEEAAKAQKSLHMCVLGNTTILAEFASEEEISRFFAQGQSMSPSPGWQALGSSHNRMGSIDGSHSFSNRNDLNHWNGAGLSGTGSGDFHGTSLWGAPKYSTSLWGAPGSNDTRGINSPSPINAFLPVDHLAGGGESM